In Blastopirellula sp. J2-11, a single genomic region encodes these proteins:
- a CDS encoding ATP-dependent helicase: MSGLNQAQLDAVNTLSGPMLVLAGAGSGKTRVVTFRIANLIKHGVRPSRILAVTFTNKAAAEMRERALELLGKKGTEQPVVSTFHSHCVRVLRRHINRLGYPLKFAIYDRGDQESVIRAALREIRVANESLRPGDALNNISRWKTAGIRPAEAVGHAQTDKEHLSAMAYRRYQNTLKTCGAVDFDDLLLLTEELFTEHDDIRDEEASQFDHLMIDEYQDTNGSQYRIVRGLAEAHRNLCVVGDDDQSIYSWRGAEVQHILRFQHDWPEAKVIYLKDNYRCTAAILELANRLIQFNSTRYDKDLEAARFGGERPQIWQFKDEEKEAEEVVKDIARKLSEPEFEPRDFAILFRTNEQPRAFEQQLRSMKIPYILIGGMSFFDRKEVRDLISYLKVIHSPIDEVSLLRILNTPPRGIGQQTVKTLMDTAVTEGVPLWEVFPKVRSIRNISENAANAVIDFSALIRRYQKRFETEPMSHVVRSLIGDIRYQKELERLYPDPNDRESREMAIEQVVNAVSAFETNKKKPTLGGFLDDSALSGGDFDNEKEKQLQRNGVVLMTLHAAKGLEFPNVYLVGMEEGILPHARSVKEEGAAVEEERRLCYVGITRAQDRLTFSLATSRKRWGKPRPTDTSRFLYEITGQAENAAKSAQMAKSPRDRVKSAGKRA; encoded by the coding sequence GTGAGCGGACTTAATCAGGCCCAACTTGACGCGGTCAACACGCTTTCGGGCCCGATGCTCGTCTTGGCGGGCGCCGGCAGCGGCAAAACCCGCGTCGTGACGTTTCGGATCGCGAATCTCATCAAACATGGGGTTCGGCCGAGTCGTATCTTGGCGGTGACCTTCACCAATAAAGCGGCCGCCGAAATGCGCGAACGCGCACTCGAATTGCTCGGAAAAAAGGGGACCGAGCAACCGGTCGTGTCAACGTTTCACTCGCATTGCGTCCGCGTCTTGCGACGGCATATCAATCGTTTGGGCTATCCGCTGAAATTTGCGATTTATGATCGCGGCGACCAAGAATCGGTCATTCGCGCCGCGCTGCGCGAAATCCGTGTCGCCAACGAATCGCTTCGCCCCGGCGACGCGCTGAACAACATCAGCCGCTGGAAGACCGCCGGGATTCGCCCAGCGGAAGCGGTTGGACACGCGCAGACCGACAAAGAGCATCTCTCGGCGATGGCCTACCGCCGTTACCAAAACACGCTGAAAACCTGCGGCGCGGTCGACTTTGACGATCTGTTGCTGCTGACCGAAGAGTTGTTCACCGAGCATGACGACATCCGCGACGAAGAAGCGTCGCAATTTGATCACTTGATGATCGACGAATACCAAGACACCAACGGCAGCCAGTATCGAATTGTCCGCGGTCTGGCCGAAGCGCACCGTAATCTGTGCGTGGTCGGCGACGACGATCAATCGATCTACTCGTGGCGCGGCGCCGAAGTGCAGCACATCCTCCGCTTTCAGCATGACTGGCCCGAAGCCAAGGTCATTTATCTGAAAGACAACTATCGCTGCACCGCCGCGATCCTGGAACTGGCGAATCGCCTGATTCAGTTCAATTCAACACGCTACGACAAAGATCTCGAAGCGGCTCGCTTCGGCGGCGAACGCCCGCAGATTTGGCAATTCAAAGACGAAGAAAAAGAGGCCGAAGAAGTCGTCAAAGATATTGCTCGGAAGTTGTCAGAACCAGAATTTGAACCTCGCGATTTTGCGATCTTGTTTCGAACTAACGAGCAGCCGCGCGCGTTCGAGCAACAGTTGCGAAGTATGAAAATTCCGTACATTTTGATCGGCGGCATGTCGTTCTTTGATCGGAAAGAAGTCCGCGATTTAATCTCTTACCTGAAGGTGATCCATTCGCCGATTGACGAAGTTTCGCTGCTCCGAATCTTAAACACTCCGCCCCGCGGCATCGGACAACAGACGGTCAAAACGCTGATGGACACGGCGGTGACCGAAGGCGTACCGTTGTGGGAAGTCTTTCCGAAGGTACGTTCGATCCGAAATATCTCGGAAAACGCGGCCAACGCGGTGATTGACTTTTCTGCCCTGATTCGCCGTTATCAGAAGCGTTTCGAGACCGAACCGATGTCGCACGTCGTCCGTTCGCTGATCGGCGACATTCGCTATCAAAAAGAGTTGGAACGACTCTATCCCGATCCGAACGATCGCGAGTCGCGCGAGATGGCGATCGAGCAGGTGGTCAACGCCGTCAGCGCCTTTGAAACGAACAAGAAGAAACCGACGCTCGGCGGATTCTTGGACGACTCGGCCCTTTCTGGCGGCGACTTTGACAACGAAAAGGAAAAGCAACTGCAGCGAAACGGCGTCGTCTTGATGACGCTGCACGCGGCCAAGGGACTGGAGTTTCCAAACGTTTATCTGGTCGGCATGGAAGAAGGAATTTTGCCGCACGCGCGCAGCGTGAAAGAAGAAGGAGCGGCGGTCGAAGAAGAACGCCGACTTTGTTACGTCGGCATTACCCGGGCCCAAGATCGCTTGACCTTCTCGCTGGCGACCTCGCGCAAGCGATGGGGAAAACCACGCCCGACCGACACCAGCCGGTTCTTATATGAAATCACCGGCCAGGCCGAGAACGCCGCAAAGTCGGCCCAAATGGCGAAGTCGCCGCGCGATCGCGTGAAGAGCGCCGGCAAGCGGGCTTAG